A genomic segment from Calditrichota bacterium encodes:
- the clpX gene encoding ATP-dependent Clp protease ATP-binding subunit ClpX, which produces MEPTPLPPERCSFCGRQIELTKVLVKGPGAAICDVCVANAQQVVKLAVAQKRSLKRGIPKPREIYQRLSDYVIGQEDAKRKIAVAVYNHYKRISAGSIDSDVEIDKSNILLIGPTGTGKTLIAQTLARFLEVPFAIADATTLTEAGYVGEDVENVLVRLYHAADGDISQAEIGIVYLDELDKIARKEASTSITRDVSGEGVQQALLKILEGTIASIPPEGGRKHPEQRLLSINTRNILFICGGAFEGIDSIVSNRLGNLGMGFEAEVRGRRRMGYYDLVKQTQPEDLLKFGLIPELIGRLPVVATLDRLSKEALHSILTEPKNALVKQYARLFEMEGVRLTFAPDALDALVDEAIRRDTGARALRSAVEMVMTGIMFDLPDLEGIGEVVITREAVEGKGEPRLVPVEGKRKRA; this is translated from the coding sequence TTGGAACCAACTCCTCTTCCACCCGAACGCTGCTCCTTCTGCGGGCGGCAGATCGAATTGACCAAAGTGCTGGTCAAAGGTCCCGGCGCAGCGATCTGCGACGTCTGCGTCGCCAATGCCCAGCAAGTGGTCAAACTGGCCGTCGCTCAGAAGCGGTCGCTGAAGCGCGGCATCCCAAAACCGCGCGAGATCTACCAGCGCCTCTCGGACTACGTCATAGGCCAGGAGGATGCCAAGCGAAAGATTGCCGTCGCGGTCTATAATCACTACAAGCGCATCTCGGCCGGCTCGATCGACTCCGACGTCGAAATCGACAAGTCCAATATCCTGCTGATCGGCCCGACCGGCACCGGCAAAACGCTGATCGCCCAAACCCTCGCGCGGTTCCTCGAAGTCCCCTTCGCCATCGCCGACGCCACCACTTTGACCGAAGCCGGTTACGTCGGCGAAGACGTCGAAAACGTCCTCGTGCGCCTATATCATGCCGCTGACGGAGACATCTCCCAAGCCGAGATAGGCATCGTCTATCTCGACGAACTCGACAAGATCGCGCGCAAGGAGGCTTCGACCTCGATTACCCGCGACGTCTCGGGCGAAGGCGTTCAGCAGGCGCTCCTGAAGATCCTTGAAGGCACCATCGCCTCGATCCCTCCCGAGGGCGGACGCAAGCATCCCGAGCAGCGGCTCCTCTCCATCAACACCCGCAATATCCTTTTCATTTGCGGCGGCGCGTTCGAGGGCATCGACTCGATTGTCTCCAACCGGCTCGGCAACCTCGGAATGGGCTTCGAGGCCGAAGTCCGTGGACGGCGCCGGATGGGCTACTACGACCTCGTCAAGCAGACCCAGCCGGAGGACTTGCTCAAGTTCGGTCTCATCCCGGAACTGATCGGACGGCTGCCGGTCGTCGCGACGCTCGACCGCCTCTCGAAGGAAGCGCTTCACTCCATCCTGACCGAGCCGAAGAACGCCCTCGTCAAACAATATGCCCGGCTCTTCGAGATGGAAGGCGTCCGACTCACGTTCGCTCCCGACGCGCTCGACGCGCTGGTTGACGAGGCTATCCGTCGCGACACCGGAGCGCGGGCGCTTCGCTCCGCCGTGGAGATGGTGATGACGGGGATTATGTTCGACCTGCCCGATCTCGAGGGTATCGGCGAAGTGGTCATCACCCGTGAAGCCGTCGAAGGCAAAGGCGAACCGCGGCTCGTGCCGGTCGAAGGCAAGCGGAAGCGGGCGTAG
- a CDS encoding DUF433 domain-containing protein: MPRIVIDPHVMLGKPVIVGTRLTVEFILENLAAGESIEQLLAAHPTLTRNGVQAALAYAAEMLGSETVIPVEIASA; the protein is encoded by the coding sequence ATGCCTCGAATAGTCATTGACCCTCATGTGATGCTGGGAAAACCGGTCATTGTAGGCACACGCCTTACAGTAGAGTTCATCCTCGAAAATCTCGCTGCCGGTGAGAGCATCGAACAATTGCTTGCCGCCCATCCGACTTTAACCCGCAATGGAGTTCAGGCAGCGCTTGCCTATGCGGCGGAAATGCTTGGAAGCGAGACAGTCATTCCAGTTGAGATCGCTTCCGCTTGA
- the clpP gene encoding ATP-dependent Clp endopeptidase proteolytic subunit ClpP: MNLVPMVIEQTGRGERAFDIYSRLLKERIVFIAGGIDDTVASLVIAQLIFLEAEDPDKDISLYINSPGGLVSSGMAIYDTMRYIKCDVATIAVGHAASMAALLLAAGAKGKRSALPNSRIIIHQPMGGIQGQASDIDIHAREILKTRDKLNGILAEATGQPLAKVAKDTDRDYIMSADEAKSYGLIDKVIASRGENGAKTKEHAPAKGKKK, from the coding sequence ATGAACCTCGTTCCGATGGTGATCGAGCAGACCGGTCGCGGCGAACGCGCTTTCGACATCTACAGCCGGCTGCTTAAGGAGAGAATCGTCTTCATTGCCGGCGGCATCGACGACACCGTGGCGTCGCTGGTGATCGCACAGTTGATCTTCCTCGAAGCCGAAGACCCCGACAAGGACATTTCACTTTACATCAACTCGCCGGGCGGGCTGGTTTCGTCGGGAATGGCTATCTATGACACAATGCGCTACATCAAGTGCGACGTGGCGACGATCGCGGTCGGGCACGCCGCTTCGATGGCAGCGCTGCTCCTGGCGGCCGGTGCGAAAGGAAAGCGCTCGGCGCTGCCCAACTCCCGGATCATCATTCATCAGCCGATGGGCGGGATTCAGGGGCAGGCGTCGGACATCGACATCCACGCGCGCGAAATCCTGAAGACGCGCGACAAGTTGAACGGCATCCTCGCCGAAGCAACCGGGCAGCCCCTCGCCAAGGTCGCCAAAGACACCGATCGTGACTATATCATGTCGGCCGATGAGGCGAAGTCCTACGGGCTGATCGACAAGGTGATTGCCTCCCGCGGCGAGAACGGAGCCAAGACAAAGGAACACGCACCCGCAAAGGGGAAGAAGAAGTAG
- a CDS encoding PKD domain-containing protein — protein sequence MDKAPPDILMSRPRVDSSDYRPYVGAQLEAPSYSSDIAKGNEMKSSAPSGFLSLALPFLVLLLFIGCSSDDGNPTSPAPDPTANFTWSGDLVAPARVTFANQSSNANRYSWNFGDGNSSTERNPTHVFETARSFQVTLTATDSVSGKSASLTKVITILQPDPIAEFTWSGATATPAQITFANRSLYADRFQWEFGDGRTSTQENPSITYTTRGTYSIRLIASNATTARADTITKSITITPGSCYLEAFLLNDIPWTRLDGTAWDALSAPDPQIDFCDAAGNILLSTAAVQDIRPSDLPLQWNLPTPYRFASLVNEWSFRLYDEDVSTYEVMGRISFRMSALAAAGGYLQTYTLSSGSFRMRINVRWE from the coding sequence ATGGATAAAGCCCCCCCAGATATCTTAATGTCGCGCCCAAGAGTTGACTCCTCGGATTACAGACCATATGTTGGTGCTCAATTGGAAGCCCCTTCCTATTCCTCTGATATCGCAAAAGGAAACGAAATGAAGTCCTCTGCGCCATCTGGCTTTCTTTCACTCGCACTTCCGTTCCTCGTTCTGTTGCTTTTCATCGGTTGCTCGAGCGATGACGGCAATCCCACATCACCTGCCCCCGATCCGACTGCCAATTTCACCTGGTCCGGCGATCTCGTCGCACCTGCACGAGTCACCTTTGCCAATCAATCGTCGAATGCAAATCGCTACAGTTGGAACTTCGGGGACGGCAATAGTTCCACAGAGCGAAATCCAACTCACGTTTTCGAGACGGCAAGGAGTTTTCAGGTCACATTGACTGCGACAGATAGCGTTTCTGGCAAGTCCGCGAGCCTCACAAAAGTGATTACGATCCTTCAGCCGGATCCAATTGCCGAATTTACATGGTCCGGCGCTACTGCTACTCCCGCCCAAATCACCTTCGCTAATCGCTCCCTCTATGCCGATAGATTCCAATGGGAATTCGGCGACGGTCGCACTTCGACTCAAGAAAATCCGTCGATTACATACACTACCCGTGGCACGTATAGCATCCGTTTGATCGCCTCCAATGCGACCACTGCGCGCGCTGATACCATCACAAAGTCGATAACTATTACGCCCGGCTCATGCTATCTCGAGGCGTTCCTGCTAAATGACATCCCTTGGACAAGACTGGATGGGACGGCTTGGGATGCACTATCAGCGCCTGACCCTCAAATCGACTTTTGTGATGCCGCTGGTAACATACTGCTTAGCACTGCTGCTGTGCAGGACATTCGTCCCAGTGATCTACCACTTCAGTGGAATTTGCCGACTCCCTACCGATTCGCCAGCCTTGTGAATGAGTGGTCATTCAGGCTCTATGATGAGGATGTATCGACTTACGAAGTGATGGGGAGGATAAGTTTCCGTATGAGCGCACTTGCTGCGGCTGGCGGTTACCTCCAAACATATACCTTGTCGAGTGGTTCCTTTCGAATGAGGATTAATGTGAGATGGGAGTAG